In a single window of the Methanolobus psychrophilus R15 genome:
- a CDS encoding cell surface protein: protein MNIKQAGLIIGIAILIIIAIAVNNSTADAAVGTETKISDSIHATSPVVYGNWIVWVDAVGVHGDFGKIFMRNVSSGEIRQLKTPSYSHSTEYYSPAIHEDRVVWVEETLNGSIIYFYNISTNETSPLVETSVNPNPAIYNDLLVWQDDSNGSWDIYMYNIATGEEQQITKDSTSDQMNPVIYEDIIVWQDDRNYNEARSHENVEYISEFFRMLQRSDFSQMWDIYMYNISTGEEKQITTHVSNQINPAIYGDTVVWQDYRNWNWDIYMYNLSSEEMRQITTNESVQWEPAIYKDKIVWVDNNRTEFYLYREIYMYNISTEEIIQITDWGAEFDYPTETYWRGQPSIYENKIVWSDERGGMETLKSLCSL, encoded by the coding sequence ATGAATATCAAGCAAGCGGGTTTAATTATTGGCATAGCCATTTTAATTATTATTGCAATAGCTGTGAATAATTCTACAGCCGATGCAGCTGTAGGAACAGAAACCAAGATATCTGATTCTATACATGCAACATCTCCTGTAGTTTATGGTAATTGGATTGTGTGGGTAGATGCAGTAGGTGTTCACGGAGATTTTGGAAAAATCTTTATGCGTAATGTTTCTTCTGGAGAGATACGGCAGTTAAAAACTCCATCTTATTCACATTCAACAGAATATTATTCTCCTGCAATTCATGAAGATAGAGTAGTCTGGGTCGAGGAAACATTGAATGGTTCAATTATCTACTTCTATAATATTTCCACTAACGAGACTTCACCATTAGTTGAAACAAGCGTTAATCCTAATCCTGCTATCTATAATGATCTGTTAGTATGGCAAGATGATAGTAATGGTAGCTGGGACATTTACATGTACAATATAGCGACTGGAGAAGAGCAACAGATAACCAAAGATAGCACATCTGATCAAATGAATCCTGTAATTTATGAGGACATAATAGTGTGGCAGGATGACCGTAATTACAACGAGGCCAGAAGCCATGAAAATGTAGAATATATATCTGAATTCTTTAGAATGCTCCAGAGAAGTGATTTTAGTCAAATGTGGGATATCTACATGTACAATATATCGACTGGAGAGGAGAAGCAGATTACCACACATGTTTCAAATCAGATAAATCCAGCAATCTATGGTGATACAGTAGTATGGCAGGATTACAGAAACTGGAACTGGGATATTTACATGTATAATCTGTCCTCCGAGGAAATGAGGCAGATAACAACAAATGAGTCTGTACAATGGGAACCTGCAATATATAAAGACAAAATTGTCTGGGTTGATAATAACAGAACTGAATTCTACCTTTACCGTGAGATTTACATGTATAACATTTCGACAGAAGAAATTATTCAAATAACTGATTGGGGAGCAGAGTTCGACTATCCTACTGAAACTTATTGGAGAGGACAACCTTCAATTTATGAAAACAAGATTGTGTGGTCTGACGAACGTGGAGGAATGGAAACCCTCAAATCTTTATGTTCTCTCTAG